The following are from one region of the Dreissena polymorpha isolate Duluth1 chromosome 2, UMN_Dpol_1.0, whole genome shotgun sequence genome:
- the LOC127869673 gene encoding uncharacterized protein LOC127869673, translated as MINDAENGVAKQTCVMKIVEVNQTPHLCTFADRDIAIGEELRYDYGVPTLPWIKEMHGTKKGNTMTTRSTDSQEPGQTTSVHTEEVDETSTETKEHSDTAQEYNSQDAAENMLNSESADIDDSDNDKDYIPEEGDASSDESIVVELIPNIQRFQKKTASTLPPVESLQSRERDESSAEAHKTNITIAQTNNNNVTINA; from the exons atgataaatgatgccgaAAATGGAGTCGCAAAACAAACttgtgtaatgaaaatagttgaagtcaacCAAACTCCCCATCTATGCACTTTCGCCGACAGAGACATTGCAATTGGCGAGGAACTCCGATATGATTATGGAGTACCAACACTTCCATGGATTAAAG aaatgcacggaacaaaaaagg gcaacacaatgactactagatctacggacagccaggaaccaggacaaacaacatccgtacacacggaagaagtcgatgagacg AGTACTGAAACTAAAGAACATAGCGACACTGCACAAGAGTACAATTCACAAGATGCTGcagaaaatatgttgaacagTGAATCAGCGGATATCGAT GATAGTGACAATGACAAAGACTATATTCCGGAAGAAGGCGATGCATCGTCAGATGAGTCGATAGTTGTCGAACTCATACCAAACATTCAAAGATTTCAAAAGAAGACAGCGTCAACACTACCTCCTGTTGAATCCTTGCAATCTCGTGAACGTGACGAATCATCCGCAGAGGCACACAAAACCAACATCACCATCGCTCAAACAAATAACA ACAACGTTACAATCAACGCGTAG
- the LOC127869674 gene encoding uncharacterized protein LOC127869674, producing the protein MYPDAFKFITQSCKNVAGWCTSLALKIGTTVQKCLKILISKRIKTNNRDLQTRAEELSKLFEINWTDDVSSNALRTLHEAKQNSQKGLLPLTNDVKVMSEYLRHVAERHANTLQGSASDCEKRQAWHKLSEICLCQSILFNRRRSGELSKMTVEEYSKNKLTNDDGELDGCLTKLEKDLCRYYFRTEIIAKPGRIAAVLFPRQVKENIDLLIRSRNSLTNCFNSKYLFPTKSASSHIRGTDVLRSIAIDCGAEHPERLRSTKLRKHIATMTQLFNLSDNDLDILAKFLGHDIRVHREFYRLLDGTMQVAKVKKLLMMMESGQITRNSVNSLDDM; encoded by the coding sequence ATGTATCCAGATGCtttcaaatttattacacaatcttGCAAAAACGTTGCAGGCTGGTGTACATCATTAGCCTTAAAGATTGGCACAACGGTTCAGAAATGTCTAAAAATTCTAATTTCGAAACGAATCAAAACAAACAACCGGGATCTGCAAACAAGGGCTGAGGAGCTTTCCaaactatttgaaattaattggaCGGATGACGTGTCTTCCAATGCCTTAAGAACACTTCATGAGGCTAAGCAGAACAGTCAGAAAGGACTGTTGCCATTGACAAATGATGTCAAAGTAATGTCTGAATACTTACGACATGTAGCAGAAAGACATGCAAATACCTTACAAGGATCAGCAAGTGATTGCGAGAAAAGGCAAGCATGGCATAAGTTGTCTGAAATCTGCTTGTGCCAATCTATTCTGTTTAATCGAAGACGATCAGGCGAGCTGTCAAAAATGACAGTCGAAgaatattcaaaaaacaaattgacaaatgacgatggagaattagatggatgtttaacaaaactggaaaaagACCTGTGCCGTTATTATTTCCGTACAGAGATTATTGCAAAACCAGGTCGAATAGCTGCAGTACTGTTTCCAAGACAGGTGAAAGAAAATATCGACCTCCTCATACGCAGCAGAAATTCTCTAACAAACTGTTTCAATAGTAAATATCTTTTCCCAACAAAATCTGCATCATCGCATATTCGTGGGACAGATGTATTACGTTCGATTGCAATTGACTGTGGAGCTGAACATCCGGAAAGGCTCCGTTCTACAAAGTTAAGGAAACATATTGCCACAATGACTCAGCTTTTTAACTTGTCTGACAATGATTTAGACATTCTAGCTAAATTTCTTGGTCACGACATTCGGGTACATAGAGAATTCTACAGATTACTAGATGGAACCATGCAGGTTGCCAAAGTCAAGAAGCTGCTCATGATGATGGAAAGTGGACAAATTACCAGAAATTCTGTCAATTCGCTAGACGatatgtga